The genomic stretch TGTCATAAATATTGACTTCAAAATTAGGTTTGATAGCTAATGCAGAATAATCAATAAAGTCATTGATGCCATCATCATTAGGCGTAATAAGATTAATAAGGTTAGGTACAGTGACATTAACGATAATAGGTTCACAGTTATAGTTGTCTTTTACATATATTTTAGCAACTCCTCTTGGAATATTGGTGAATACATTGGAATCCTGCCACACAATATTGTCCATTGAATATTGATAAGGAGGCATCCCGCCGTTTACGTGCACAGTAACGGATCCTCCTGCAATATCTACGCTTGAGATCACAGGACTTTCTGCAGGAAATACTGTTACTGTTTGGGTAGTGATACATTCTCCGGTTTTTAATTTTACCCAATATGTGCCCACTCCAACATTTTTAATAGACTGGGTGGTGGCTCCGGTGCTCCATTCATAACTTTTGAAACCTGGGCCGGCATCCAGTGTTGTCTTACTTTCCATACAGATGATTTTGTCTTTTAAAACTCTGGATGGAGCCGGGGCGTTAACTTTGAGAGTCAATTTAGCAATTGAAAAGCATCCGGTGGTGTTGAAAACTTTGACATAGGCGACACCATTAGGCGCAATATAAGCACCAGGATTAGTTATTTCATTCGTTCCGTTAAGCGCGTCAGTTAATGATGGATAATACTTTTTTGTAAACGCAGCAGGATTGGGGACAACGGCAGCATTAATAAGGTTGAAAGAGGCTGTCAGTGGGTTGCTTTCAATAAAGCATGATTCTATATTAACATCATAAACGGTTACAACTGGATGAGTGTTTAGTGTGATTTTAGCCGTGCTTACACATCCTTGTGCCGTAATGACTCTTACATAGATAATCCCTGGTGGAGAGACATAGGCTGAAGGAGTGGTGATTTGATTAGTGCTGGCATTCAGGTCATGTATACTTGGATAAAATTCTTTGGTGACCCCGGTTAAGGTGGTAACCGCGGCTGAATTGAGATCAAAGATAACGACTCCTCCATTATTATTGTTACATTCCGTAAGACTTGCATCAGTTGCTGCAAAAGGGGTTGGGTCTAATTGTATAACACCGTCTCCATTATCACAAAGTGTTGATGTGGGGTCTTTAACAACGACTTTAATGGTGGTGTTTCCTGTGTATTGAAAACTGGTAGGGTTGGCAATTGGAGTGGAAGACCCCAATACGTAGTAAGTGAAAATATAATTTCCGGGATTGTTTACAAATTGAGTATTGTATGAAGTAAGATCTACAGTTCCGCTGCCTGTTGCAGGATTGGTACAAACAAAAGGTTTTAAAGTGTTGTTTAAAATAGGCACCTTGTCTACAAAAACCTTAGCATTTTGAATGGAATGTCGTGCGCTGGCTCCTCCTGTTGCTGCTGAAAAACCAAAATATCCCTGTGTCATTCCTACAGCATTCCCGGAAGGGGCAAATGACTGATCC from Chryseobacterium indologenes encodes the following:
- a CDS encoding T9SS type B sorting domain-containing protein, with amino-acid sequence MKKTLLFFMLGILLCLPGKTLSQTYQLTGNPVNTTGWDLVSDAIVSGDFIRLTTDQTSKYGAIKLSTPITLSYCDKWKVEFDFRIDGNGTTQFGRGDGFTFWYLANPPTGFVSGGGLGIPANASGLMVGFDIFNNTTEGQMSKVHVLYGTNNTAGNNIEFNNTPGSTFHSPDLNPTQPFVGNTYRHVEVNGETDLSNPTNWIIKIKIDGVLIADQSFAPSGNAVGMTQGYFGFSAATGGASARHSIQNAKVFVDKVPILNNTLKPFVCTNPATGSGTVDLTSYNTQFVNNPGNYIFTYYVLGSSTPIANPTSFQYTGNTTIKVVVKDPTSTLCDNGDGVIQLDPTPFAATDASLTECNNNNGGVVIFDLNSAAVTTLTGVTKEFYPSIHDLNASTNQITTPSAYVSPPGIIYVRVITAQGCVSTAKITLNTHPVVTVYDVNIESCFIESNPLTASFNLINAAVVPNPAAFTKKYYPSLTDALNGTNEITNPGAYIAPNGVAYVKVFNTTGCFSIAKLTLKVNAPAPSRVLKDKIICMESKTTLDAGPGFKSYEWSTGATTQSIKNVGVGTYWVKLKTGECITTQTVTVFPAESPVISSVDIAGGSVTVHVNGGMPPYQYSMDNIVWQDSNVFTNIPRGVAKIYVKDNYNCEPIIVNVTVPNLINLITPNDDGINDFIDYSALAIKPNFEVNIYDRYGLQVFKADKTNGYRWNGTANGRRVPTGSYWYSVSWNENNNNKIIPINFAGWIIVKNRN